The DNA region gaagagttgaactggGTCGACCCCTTCAATAActccaaggaattatgggaaaagctaatcgaattACATGAGGGAACTATCGACGCTAAGGTAAGCAAACgatacttaattttaaataagttatataatgtTAAAATGCAAGATGGTTAATCGGCGAGCCAATTATATGATCAGATCCAAGACCTACTTAACAGACTACATGCGATCGGCCAGAAGGTAGAGAATCGtgatataataaggtacgcattaaatgctttttcgaagaataccttgtgggcatcaatggtagatgcttacaaagtatctaagaatctttctttaattagattagatgtgctattttcagaatttgaattgcatgaacaatctAATGCTACTCCGACCGAGAAAGATATCATGTTACTTGCAGGAAAAATCAAGAGTAAGAAGATAAAGGCCAAATACCAATCGGAACCCAAATCCGAAGATGAATCAGATTCCAAAGATGAAGACGAGATCACTGCTGAACTAGTCAACCTAGTTTAGAAAatgcttaaaaagaaaaagatgaTCCAATCCAAGAGCAAGCAACCGGGTTTGAAGCAAACCACGAAGCCCAAATCAAAAGTAACCTACTACGGGTGCAAttagaaaggacactacaagccaGAGTGTCCGAACGTgatgcaaggaagaaggaaggcattgaaggcaatgTGGTTTGAGTCATTGGAAGAGCTAGACGTAGAAGAACAAACTTAACCAAGCTTATTGGCACTACCAGTACAAGTCATTTTGTCAAGACTGAATCCGAGTCCTAGATAGAATCGGAAGTTGAGTCTGAGCaaaaccatggatccatatccgaTTCAGAAGGTTCCCAATCCATTGTAAGTATTTCTTTAATTAGATTACATAATTTAATTTCCTACTTGCCtagaaagttggctaaatccaacctcTAGGTCAAAtcactccaagaggaggtcaaagccctcaaggaagcgactaacccaagctccttgaccAAATCTATTTAagttggaaattcaactcaagtccaacaacttgagaaagaaaattctaacttgaaaagtcaagtcaaagaactcaaaGACTCACTAGAACGGTTTGCTTTGGAtttcaagaatcttgatttgatccttggaaaacaaagggtcgTATGCAATTGATCCGAACTCAGATATAAGGCTAAACAAAGATTCACATTGTACTTATCTTTAGTAAACCaatcaaatagaaacttagtccaagcatgaatccccaagtctaacttagttaatcaagttggacttgatcaatattggatccccaatgatcaaatctactaccttgatagagcttattgaggctatgatgtagggggagccaataaaaagactattttcattattaaataGACTTGTTTGATGTTTACTTTACCACTttccttatacatgcttagattaggtaaataaggacttaggcttgatcgacacttaaatagttagacctaggatttttagaaagaaaattaaatatttaatttctttaaaaaactttatctagaagtagttgttgctccaatacccaagaaggtctaatattacgccacagtctggaagctaattattgaaatggatgtttaattgactaactgttaaaccttactctaactcaaatgtaaatcaatatttatattttaattaaaattaaagataaaaataaccatctcacaaaacaaataaggttccttgattgacaatctagaaaaaaaaagtgagatagatttaggtttaaaattagttaattaaagcgtaaacctaacttaatctttaaatcaaagcaaatataattcaaattaatcaaacttaatctaaattaaatcaaacttaatgaaacttaaacttaatttaatcttCATAAATTAACTTtcgaatcataattaatttttaaattttaattaattttaaaatcttacttatttttaattgttaattaattttcaaaacttaattaatttttaaatcatttctcCAAAAATGCTTAGTATTTAATTATCATATCTTACATTTTATCATTAATAAAtatttagtccccaaatttactatcCAAACTCATGGATCCTCATATAGGGTTAACAACTAAACATACACCCATTTATTAATCTATCCTAGTATCATCTACAAATTTCTAAACATGAAAGATTAAGGTTCTCCTATAAAATTACATGatgatatacttccaagtagatAGTAATAACTTTGTGGGTTACGAGCTCACCCAATTTTCTCTATTATGATATTTCTATTTGTTGTATTAAGCAAAGtctacctctgaaatccatatCGCACACTATCATCAGATCCCTTAACGTCTATATAGTGCACTCAGACTATCTATCTATATGAGGGTGGAAAGTTGtacttgttggagcaatcccaatggttcgtgggaccatgtgttttggtgtttgagcaaagggtttaagttaggtttacccttgttatttgatatgtgtacttgagttgtgcaggactgcaggtgacacatgtgactcaggttgacggcttcgggtccggtgaaggatggagcatccgagggaccgtggacaaggcagcaaggacaagggccgagggaagcgacttcgaggcatacgcgaaggatggcattggggacgagccgcgggcttggatgcatccgagggacgagagtcaaaggaagtaggcttgaaggcaagaggtcaaggctgcaaagaagagtcaaatgagtcgtgagggtacgagtgcatgagagattgtactcggagtaaaatcctagttttagggttttactgtagcggcactgtagcagtactgtagcgtactgtagcagtcgactggtgtatggaccagtcgactgatgcactgtagcagagagccgttgggctggcaccagtcgactggtgcaaggaccagtcgactggtaacgggcaaatcaggttctgatttgttccaagctctataagaaggagcttggtatggccggccaaggcgacgaaattagacttggttaaggtctaattagtagtctacaagtgctcaagtgtttgtggaatccaagaggtcttggtgtgttgtggtgaggtttctccacccacaaggagtgacttgagatagccggagtttccgggggctaatccaccgaaggatcgggatcgtccaccttacggacagccgtggagtaggagcatcatctccgaaccacgttaaacgaacgtgtattggtttgctagttcttttccttctttagctttcgtattcattgctttagtatttgtatttccgctgcgcaagctaacaatagtgtaggaagctaacgatttgggggtgccgtctatccaaccccccttctagccggccaccgatcctccaacagtacTAAGGCGTAGCTCCATACCCATAGCTTCCTATAGACTCTGCTAGAACCATGAGATGAATCACAtatctctatccgatataataccTAAAGGTACATCATGAAGTCTGGTAATCTCTCTATAGTACAACTTCGCTTACTTATCCAAAGAATTTATCCTACGGATTGGTAGAAAATTAGTAAATTTGGTTAACTGATCATCGATTATCCAAATTGCAGGATATCCTTTCCGTGTTATGGGTAATCCCATAATAAAGTGTAacactcgaaaattctcaaattgatttttagaaatattctagtatttttctggaattttagaatatttttatagaatttttagaatagccgaagtagcaaaattaaataaaaacgtaaaatagcctaagcgggaattgaacccgcgacctatcgGACCCTACGACTTTTAGATGatcttagtaaccaaggggccccgacaggggtgtgctgaaagacgaggagaacaattatatttaagatttagttgggtggtattaatcacttaatataaataggggaatTAAGAGGGAATTTATTATTCTTGAACGACAacttccctcaccctcaccctcacacgtcgcctctctctctctcccgcaccctctcggcacaccaaaccccaagagaactagggttccatccctagggtcgtaggagcaccttccggcgacaactccgatacaaggacgctcccctccgcgagaagaaagcgTAGACGTGAGAGGATCGCCGAAAAGATCTTCTTCTccgaaaacctagcgatcagattgtAAGAAAACCTAGCGcagaatgtaagtaacccctcatctatagtataagtagttaatcataCATTTTATACTTTTAGTTCAGCCACATGTATGATTATTAAgttgaggagagttagagcataccaagtgctcgataaaatgactcgcGCAACTATACGATACAGTAAGCATTtttatagctcagttaaatgccatagaagcattttatatagcatgcttgatcttgcttcagttatatgggactacggtccaatgggtgggctcccacagtcgcctctaggttcagataacctagctctatgttcagataacctagtaaagacaagatgagataaatcagttatgaacaatattttacttttatcagtggcattgtactggactctcagatgtccttgggttgggctcccatagtcgtccctaggtttagataacctagtaaaccctactagattcgggactagctacctcgggtctagttagggatgcacgcatagcaagtacaattgtcgggctcatcagcagcatgattagtatttttatctattatgaaaagcattttcaaacttcacaaaccagatatgtgaatacagctcagcttcagtttagttttcttattgatacaacAAATAGCTTCATGTTTAGTCTTTGATTGCTGTGACttgtatgtccatatgccatgttttagcattttcagcataatCATCaccatgtatttcaaatagcatcttttgaatgcatgatttcttcgaatgcatgttttgtgaggtagatggttcttactaagctcccaagcttatagtttcatttttcttatactacagataaaagtaaagggaagatggattagcggaggctggagggcaatgcgacaagatgtgtgtgagaaggaacttggaataaagatcttggggATTAGTAAACTTAAAACTTAGTATTCCCTTATGTTGTTACTTTTCCGCACTTTTAGGATACTAAGTATCATGGATTGTGAAGGTAGGCACTATGTTATGCTTAGACTGCTAATTGTCTTGATAATAGATAGTAAGGTGTGAGTAATGTTATGCCTAGTAGTACTGTTTAAGCTTTTAGTGGGTTTTCTGAAAGTTCTGTATGAATTCGGTTGGAAATTCTACAAAATCAGAACCcgatcgatcgattgaggagtcctcaatcgatcagccgatcgattgaaagaaatccccgcgtacagaacactattgagtcgatcagctgatcgattgaggagccctcaatcgaccagttgatcgattgggacgcgactTCCGTGTACAgcaagctgatgaatcgatcagctgatcgattggccatggatcgatcagccgatcgatcgggaagtgATCTGCCACGAACAgtgagctgttgaatcgatcattggatcgattggacagactggatcgatcattcgatcgatcccgaattgacctccgtgcacagtagcacgttgaatcgatcagtggatcgatcagaaaactccaatcgatcagccgatcgattggaaagtctgatttcagctagaagtgtctgatttcagcttttTGATCAGATAGAAATTTTAGGtttccttctttagcatatgtacaacttcagaagtgtaatTTGAATATAAATTCTAGATTTTACAGCAAATAacagagagttttaattagttcagcttttccgcaccttaatattcagtgacatcccaagaatagtttagcataaggtaacccccggccttacagtctagtcagtagaaggcaggGCGTTACATAAAGTCCATCGTAATATGCTCctatttccattctggtatctaaATCTACTGAAGCAATCCTGCTGGTCTTTGATGTTCAATCTTCACTTGTTGatatactagacatcaagctacaaaatccactatgtctttcttcatgtcattcAACCATTTTAAATGTTTTAGATCCCTATACATAAGTGCACCACCGGGATATATCACAAATCTAAATCGATGTGCTTCCTATAGTAACTCCTCTCAAAAAGGGTGTGACTCAGGAACACACATAATTTCCCACAAAAATAATGAATCTCGTTCCTATTACAAGAAAACTCGGTCCGCTATCCTGAGGCTACCCTGCTATATAAAAACTATAGATGTTAATCACTAGCTTGAGCTCCGATTAAGTACCTATGGATACTAATATCTCTTGCTCTGTCAATCCTTGATCTACTAATTCCAACTCAAAAATACTCTGTGCCAATTTTGTAACCATAACTTGGTGACAAGCCAAAACTCCTCAAGATTTTCTACTCAAAACATCTACTACCACATTAGTTTTCTCTAGATGATAGATAATTGTGCAATTATATCATCTTCTCTATCTAAGGTTCAACTCCTTATGAGTAACAAGTACTTAAAGCTCTTATGATGTATGAAGATCTCAAAAGTGATCTCATATAAATAATGTCCCTAAATTTTTAGCATGAAAATAATAgctactagctccaaatcatgaattggataattcttctcatgatcttTCAGCTGATAAAAAGCACATGATTTTACCCATTCATGCTGCATCAAAACTACACTTAATCTTTGATACAATGCATCTGTGAAGAATACAAATCTATCTTCACCAGAAGATAATACCAAAACAGGTGCAGTTATCAAATTTTGCTTAAGCTCCTGAAAACTAGCCTCGCAAGCCTATGTCCAAGTAAATTTCATTTCTTTCTTAGTCAGTTgagtcaacggcatagcaatgcaGGAAAACCCTCAACAATTCCTCGGTAATATCCAACTAATCTAAAAAACTACGAACTTCCTACAATGTCTTCAATTGCTCTTGGCTTGTAACAACTATTTTATATGGGCCCCTTGGTATAACTCTATTAGACACAATGTGTCTCAGAAATCCCACAGGAGATAGTCAAAATACACATTTACTGAACTTTGCATAGAGATGTTCTCGCCGAAGCATCTCCAGAACTATATGAAGATGTTGTTCGTGATCAACCTTAAATCAGGAATATATCACAATATCGTCAATGAAAACAATGTCAATTGATCCAAATACCCTAGGAATACCTGGTTCATCAATTCTATGAAAACATATGGAGTATTGGTaaacccaaatgacattaccaaagactcataatgtccgtacaaCAGGCACACTCCACCATAAAATCACTGACAATGAGTTTATAATTTGATCACAAATTGTAAATTATCAAATCTATAAATATCTCACATATGCTACTCCTCATGTCACTATCAATGACAATTACTTAACAATAGGCCATCAAGTCAGATATCCACTACTAGACCATCATATAGTACATATCATAAAATCGGATTTCACTATATCTACCAACCCCAAATCATCCTTAACATCAATAAACCTTAATAGTTTCATGAGAAATAATAGAATTAAAGGAAATAATCCATTCTTCTTTTTGACAAAGAGTATCGGAGCTGTACCCGAAAATAACTCAATCACGACTCCACTTGACTTTTCAGGTGAAAAGCTAAGGAGTTCATCTAGAAACATATCTAGGTATTCTTGAACTATACAAATATCCGAGCAAAGTGATGTACTATCCTTGTTAAATCTCATTAACGATAGTAAATATCTCTGACATCATAAGATAGTAAGTGCTTGGCTTATATTATTGCAATAGGATATTCCTTCATTATTAGTCTCGACGAATACCAAAGATGGTTGATCCGAGGGTTTCATAGTTACTACCCATACTTGACCGTTGAATATAGAAAAAAAGTGACCAACCAGTACATGTCAAGAAGTATATCAAATCTCATCATTCCAAGTACACAAATATCCGCAATAAGAAAATGACAATCCAAAATCCAAAGGGGCACTTAACCtcttgactaagagtctacccattaAGAGGTATCACCACAACTCCCAAAATTGTGCCCATAAATGTCAACAAAAGGTTGAACACTCTGATCTGTATATAGGCTTCATGATCTTTAGTAAATACatatggtcaaggtcttgagctacttgATAGAGATAATGTTAGTTGAGTCGACTAACCATTATCTTGTAACCCATCACACTACAGTTGCTCTACTTAAGGTTCATGAACCTCTAGCGACGAGTCATGCACACAATAGTAGAGAAGCACTATCACTAAATAACTGGTCGAAATAACTATCAATTGACTCTTTGCTCCTCGAAGATCATCTTCTTCAATTTTCACTCAGTAATAGTTGGATCTCATAGGTGTTACGAAGCTAACACCACCTTCCCCACATCCTCGCGTATCATATATCCCAATGTACCTTCTAGGTTGTCTAACTATATACAATCGATCCATGAGTCAGAATCTCCTATGGCATAGCATTGGACGAGTTAATTAACCATCACCTTTTAAACCATTATGTTATGGGTTGCTCCGCTTAAGGTTCAAGAACTCTTGATAATGAGCTATACCAATGGAGATAGAGAAGTATTCTCTCTTAAAAACATCTCAAAATAATCATCAAGTGATGCCTTGTTCTGAAAAATCATCTTATGCATTTTCCTTTACGTGGTGCCTAGTCACGTAAGGGATAAACAACTAACTTCAACTTTTTTGCATCGGTATAAGTCATATATCCAAATAAACTTTCCAAATTATTCACCCATGTGATGGATGTATCTCGTAAATGTTAAGCAGCTAGCTATAACACATATAGACATATAAAATTACATGTACTACAAACACATATAGACATATATAATTGCATCAACACATTAATCCCTCCTTGTTTTGAACAAGCTACCTTCCATTGGTCTCTTCAATTCGATAATGGTCATTTATGCAATCAACATGCCATcaattttccaaaatcaaaatttataCTTGGCAATATTTTAATTGAGTGTTCAACTATCTACACATATATATAAAGAACCATCTTATTTTGCGTCTTAAAGGTATGAGAATAGTCCTCGAGGTTACAATACAATGGTTAAGCTCTCTAAATGGTTAATTATCTAAGAGTTGAATCCCAACTGTGGTACACTATAGAGCTTTTTCTCTAGTGGGACGACAAATCTAAGAACATTGACTGCTTAGATGAACCTTCATGAACGTTTCCTGATTTACCCCGGTAGCTAGTAGAAAATTTTTATGGGGTCGGGATGATCACTTTCAAGATTAATCGGTTCGAATAGTTAGATAcctaaattaacaaaaaaaaaaaagatgagaaCAACATAAGGACTTTAGGTCACGCAAATGATTACAAATCCATCCATTTTTATGCTCCTAATGGTCAGTTTACTTAGAAGAATGAAAAACAAAAGTAAGAAAAAGTTTTCGCAGTGGAAAAGTTTTTATCGTttactttattaaaattttcagatGGAAGAGAAACGCAATCCATCAACGAATAGTTTTGGAGCTAAAATCAATCATCTCAAAATTGGACGGAAAACAGCGGATGGAAAAAAAATGATACATGTACCCAttttcattcacaaaattacaccatatacaaaaaaacaaaaatacaTGTACCctttttaattgataaaattatatcatatacccaaaaaataatgcatgcattcttttttatttataaaattacgcCGCATGTGTCCTCCTTCCTCTATCAAGATAAACAAGCATGTAAAGGAAGGAATTTCTTCGTCCTTTCTCTTCACTTCCTCCAAGTATAATTTTCTACCATAGATTCTTTTCCCTTCCTCATCCGCGCTTTAGAGTAAATAGAGTATTAATGTTATGTTTACTTAGGAGAGCATAAagcaaaattaagaaaaaatttcaaaaaaattttcaacATTTATTTCATTAAAGTTTTAAGAGGGAAAAGAAACATAATTCATGAGCGAATAGTTTTAgagccaaaatcgatcacctcaaaattGGATGAAAAGCAACTGATGGAAAAAATGACATATGTATCTTTTTAAACTCACAAAATTATATCATATACTCAAACAATGGCGCATGTATACTTTttcaattataaaaattatactgCATATACCTACCTTCCTCAATCAAGGTAAACAACCATGTAGAGAGAAATTTCTTTCTCTTTTCATTCTCTTCCCATATCCCTAAATTTATTTTATCTATTCATCATCCACTCCTTCCTATAAATCAAGCATAAGACTTATCTAATAATGTGTCTTATGGGTAGAATAAGGccacaaatcaaatcaaatcaaatctatTCACAGTTTTTTTTACATCGTTGAGAATATTTATGGACTTTGAACTTTCTTTAGATACATAAACTATTCCACCACTCCTTTTAATTTtctcataaattttaaaaatcatagtgCGATTTGGTTGAAATTGAAAACCATTATATTTTTTGCAATGTTGCAGCGCATAACAAACATGATGATCGAGGTGATGGTTAACAAAATCTACAACAAATAAAATGGATGATTATAAACAACAACACTTTGCACCCAAAATGACAGCATCAGTTCCCGAAAACAAAAATATTGCAATCGAAGGCAGAAAAAGCTGGCAAAACCGCAACCCGAAAGGGAGGGAGTGCATGTACAAGCTCCCATCACTGCAAACAAAGGGAAAGCTGCTCTCACTGCTGCTGCTGCGACTTGTGCTTCCTTCCCCGTTCGATCGCTCTCCTCTGGTCCACTCAAGTCAATCGAGCATCTTTTCTCTTCCCTAACCTGACAACCATGCCATCAGCAAGCGTTGATGTAGCTGAAGATCCGGTGCACCGCCGTCGCGATCTCGTCTGCTGTTCCCAACTTGCACGCCTCCTCCATCTGTTCCATAGCCACAATGTTACCGACTTAGTTTGCCAATTCGGAACTAAAGGAGCGGATTAGCCAGCAATGGACCTTGAGGTTGAGCGAGTAAAGGACGGAGGAGGCGTCCAGCGAAGTGATGTTGAGGTGGAGCACAGAGAGGTGCAGCTCCTCCATGGCCGCGATGGCGCTCACTATCTGACCTTGCCGCCGCCGCCCGGCCACTTTGAGGTTGACGTGCCCCTGCACCAGCGTCGCCTCCACGTCCACCCCTATGCCCTCCTCGTCGCCCTCAGAGTAGTCCCTGTACTGAGGCGAGACGAAAAAGCCGTCGTGGAGAGAGTCCGCGGCCGTAAACGTGACCACATCGTCGTCGTTGGGTGCCCGCTGCCGCTTCTGGGCTTGGAGGCAGAGGAGGTGCTGCTCGAGCTCCTTGACGAACTCGATGGCGCCGCTGATGATGGACGCTTGGTCGCCCTTCAACATCATTAGAAGAAAACAATTAATCAAGGAGAAACAAACTAAAATGGATACCAGCAGGAGGGTGCACATCTCGCATAATCATACGCGTTGGACGTAGGAAGGCGGCATGAGGGAGCGAAGAGTGGCGAGGTAGTCGTTCATAAGCCGGCGGCGGTTGCGCTCCACGGCAATGTGAGTCATCCGCTGGCTCTCCGCCTCCTCCGCGCTCTTCGACGCCGGCGCCGGCCGTGGCCTCTTCCGCTTCCTCCGCTCGCTCGACCCCACCGCGAGCGCCGCCGCTTCCGCAGCAGCCTTGTGGTGGATGATGCCGTTGCCGCCGCCACCGCCTCCCGGGCGCGCGTCCGACTCGGAGGCGTGAGTGATGCAGCTCTCAAGCTGCTCCGCCGCGCGGGAGGACTCGACCTCCCCCGCCCGCACGTAGGTTTGGCCCTGCAGTCGTCGCAGGTTCTGGAAGTTGGATTCTTGGGGGAAGTAGCTCGCATGCGCTGCTCCAGTAGTCTCCTCTCCGCCCGCATGCATGAGAAGCTGCAGGAAAGGTGTTTGATGGGAGAACAGGCTCCCATATCTCATCTCAAACACTCCAGGCTCCAAGCACTCCGAGCCCAGCACCTCCCTCATCAACTGTTCCAAAGAATCAAACCATGCAAATGAAGCAGCATCATTGTTTGCATTAAATGAACTGCTAAAAAAATGGGAGTCTTGTAGAGCTTCCATCGATCGAAAAGCTAAGGTGGTGTTCTACCAGAAATTGACTAAAGATAGAAAGtggaaggaaaaaaaaggaaggaAATTAAAAGAAGGTAGCACAGTCGAGTGGAGTGATGAGACTTACAAGTGGGTCATTAATGGGTCCTCGGAGCTGCTCCATGGAAAGAAGAAGATTTGAAGGCAGAGCATGCAGCAGTACTAGCTCACCAACTACCTCTCCTCTTCACAATCGAAACAGGCTTAATTCTTCTGCTCTTTAATTCTCCTCTTCAGTTATGTTATCTGGAGCAATTAATGCATGCCGGCCAAGCATAGCACCCCTCACAAATGATTAATGTCtgggaagaggaggaagcttgGACAAGGTGATACAGTAGTAATTAATACTGCAATAGTAAGGAACCATGGCATGGGTAGAGAAGAGGAAGGTACGTAGGGTAGAGGTAGAGGAAGAAGTGGGATAAGAGGAATGGAatggaagggaagggaagggaagggaagggaagaaGGGATGAAGGAAGGAGAAAGGTTGCGCTACTGCAGCAGATTTGGGGATTGAAGGGGTGTCTGTTTGTGGGAGGTGCCCCATGGCCCATGCATGCATTATTGTTTGGGTGGCAGATTTGTACAGCTGCGAAGACAGAGGCACAGACGTGGGGCCTCTcgccttcttctttctctttctttGCTCAGTCGTCGTCCTGCTCTCTCTCTCCTCGCCTTCAGTACTTGACCTCGCTTCGAATTCAATGGCAGTGCCGGGCAGAAAAGGTGCCGTCAGCGATGAGAAAAAGTCTGCGAAATCAACTAGATTTCAAACAGCGCTGGGTCACGTCCACAGGGCTGGCCAAATCAGATGTATGTCACGTACCTTTGGCGCATGACTTCGATTCACAACATTAGCCATTCATTCTACACAGCACATGTGTAGCACCTATTCTGAAATACTCAttcttataaatttttattatttttgtattcatgcttttttaattgttccttatAATGTAAATATACAGATTTACTTTCCTTTGACAATGTATATTATATCTTTTAGAGAAAAAGTATTATTATTCCTCCCAAATAATTTAGTATTATCGGTAAATAGATAAATTATGTGAGCATTTTGCCAGAAGGCAAACCAAATGCACCCACTGTTGTACTGTAATTCAAACATTTTAATTGTAAGTGTCTTTtagagctattttttttttaaccccaCACACACACAATTAATCTCAACTTAATTaccttattaattaatattcattTGATAATAtgtgaaataaaaaattaattattcatcTAGACATATGAAATAGtcaatttattttaaagatttataataatttattgtTGATTGTATAGGTGATCAATAAGTAAATATATAGATTCAAGAGTTAACTTAATAT from Zingiber officinale cultivar Zhangliang chromosome 4B, Zo_v1.1, whole genome shotgun sequence includes:
- the LOC121974788 gene encoding transcription factor bHLH57-like, producing the protein MEQLRGPINDPLLMREVLGSECLEPGVFEMRYGSLFSHQTPFLQLLMHAGGEETTGAAHASYFPQESNFQNLRRLQGQTYVRAGEVESSRAAEQLESCITHASESDARPGGGGGGNGIIHHKAAAEAAALAVGSSERRKRKRPRPAPASKSAEEAESQRMTHIAVERNRRRLMNDYLATLRSLMPPSYVQRGDQASIISGAIEFVKELEQHLLCLQAQKRQRAPNDDDVVTFTAADSLHDGFFVSPQYRDYSEGDEEGIGVDVEATLVQGHVNLKVAGRRRQGQIVSAIAAMEELHLSVLHLNITSLDASSVLYSLNLKMEEACKLGTADEIATAVHRIFSYINAC